GCCGGCAAGTTCGGCCGTGCGAGCGCCGATACCAGAGGCGACACCGGTGATGAGGATGGTCTTGCCGAACAGCATGGTCACGCCTTTTCACTATGTGTTGCGGTCTGTTGCGGCGAAGGCGTGGCGTCGCTATCGCCGGCGTTTGCCGGCAGCCTGACGCGATAGCCGACCGGTAGCAGGCGCAGGCCAAAGCGCTCCTCCAGCGTTCCCCACAGGCCGCGCGGCAGGAAGAGCGAGAACAGCACCGCCGTGGCGCCGAGACCGATCAGATACCAGACGCCGGTGCCGCCGAACCAGGTCTCGATGAGGAAGAACAGCAGCGCACCCAGAATGGCGCCCTCGAAGGTGCCGATGCCGCCGACCAGGACCATGAAGATCATGTAGGCGGTCCACTGGACGTTGAAGTAGGTTTTCGGCTGGAAGGTGATCGACGTGGCCAACCACAGCGCGCCGGCCATGCCGATGCCGAAGGCGGCGAGCACGAAGAGCAGCCGCTTGGTTCCGGTGACGCGCACGCCGACCGATGCCGCGGCCTCCTCATTGTCCCTGATGGCGCGGATGGCCGCACCCGTGCTGCCACGCAGCAGGCTAAACAGGGTGGCGAGCAGCGCCGTCATCGCGGCCATCGCCAGCCAGTAGATCGTCGCCCGCCTGACGCCGGCGTCATAGACGTTGAGCGAGATCAGCGACGTCCCGGTCTCGCCTTGCACCAGCCGGTCGAGATTGACCAGGAGATGGGTGAGCGCCGCGATCACCCACATGCCGATGGCGAACTCGCCGTTCTTCAGCTTCAGCATGAACAGCGACATTGGCCAGGAGATCGCGCCGACGATGATCGCCGAGACAAACAGAGAAGCGAACGGGTTGAGGCCTGCATCGGCCAGGCGGATAGTGAAATAGGCGCCGAGGCCGAAGAACACTTGCTGTCCCACCGAAACCAGCCCGCCGAAGCCGGCCAGCGCATTCCACATCGCCGCCAGCATCACATAGATGAACAAGGCGGTCATGCGGTCGACGGCGCCGGCCGACAGGAAATGCGGCGCAACAGCGAGCAGCGCGATGATGACGACGACCGCGATCGCCGAGATGCGCGAGGCGGAGGTGCCGCGCTCGATGACGGGGGCGTTTAAAACCGCACTCATGATGCTTTCCTCGCGGGCAGGCGCAGCAGGCCGCGCAGGCCGAGGCCGGAGGTGGAGAGCCGGATGAACAGCACGATCAGGAAGGCGACATGGCCGCCGATCAGAAAACCTTGCGGATGGATCTGCGCGCCGAGGGTCTGGGCGAGCGCCAGCACGATGCCGCCGACCAGCGTGCCCCATAGCGAACCGGCGCCGCCGATCACCGCCGCCTCGAAAGCGAACAGCAATTGAGGTGCGCCGGTATAGGGATCGAAGGTGGCGCGCATGGCGAGGAAGGCGCCGGCCAGCCCAACGGTGACCATGGCGATGGCGGCGGCGAGGGCATTGGCGCGGCGCGCATCGACGCCGACGAGACCGGCCGTGTCGGGATCTTCCGACGTGGCGCGGATCGAGCGGCCAAGCCTGGTGCGGGTGAGGAACAGCTGCAGTCCGCCAAGCAATATGACGGCGGCGGCGAACATGATCACGGCAAGCTTGCCGACATAGATGCTGCCCGGCCATTCCCAGGAATCGTAGGAGAGGCTGCCGATATAGGGCGCCAGCGAACGTGTGTCGGCGCCGAACTGCTCGAACAGCGCATTGTCGATGACGATGGCGAGGCCGAACGTGGTCAGGATCGGCAGGAGCGCGCCGCCGCGGGCGCTGCGCTCGAGCAGGAAGCGCTGCAGCGCCCAGCCGATGGCCGCCATCAGCGGCAGCACGATGAGCAGGCCGACGAAGGGCGAGATATGGAATTGCGAGGCGAGCCACCACAGCGCGTAGGCGGAAAACACGGCCAGGCTGCCATGCGCGAGGTTGATTATGCGCATCACCGAAAACATGAAGGAGAGGCCGCAGGCGATCAGCGCGTAGTAGCCGCCGAGCAGGATGCCCTGGACGATCTGGTTGCTCATGCCGGCACACTCCCGGCGCTTTTCCTGTGCAGGCCGAAATAGGCTTTCGTCACTTCATCGCGGGACATGCCCTTGCTCGGGCCTTCCAGCGCGACGCGTCCTTCGAGCATGCAGATGACCTTGTCCGAGACCGAGAGCGCGCGATTGAGGTCCTGTTCGACCAGGATGATCGTCGTGCCGGAGCTGATCAGCCCTTGCAGCGAAGCGTATACGCGATCGACCACCAGCGGCGACAGGCCGAGCGAGACCTCGTCGAGCAGCAGCAGCTCCGGATTGCTCATCAACGCGCGGCCGATGGCGGTGGCCTGCTGCTCGCCACCGGAGAGATGCCCGGTCTTGGCGTGGCGGCGCGGCTTCAGATTGGGGAACGTGTCGAGCACTCGTTCCACGCTCCAGTCGCCGGGACGGCCGGCGGCCTTGCCAAGCAGGAGGTTCTCCTCGACCGTCATCTGCACGAACAGTTTTCGCCCTTCCGGCACCAGCGCGACGCCCATGCCGACGCGCTTGTGCGAGGGAACGCCGGTGATATCGGCGCCATTCAGCAGCACGCGGCCGGCCGTCGGCTCATGGGCGCCGGCGATCGCCCGCAGCAGCGTCGTCTTGCCGGCGCCGTTGGCGCCGACCAGCGCCAGCGTTTCGCCGCGCTCGATCGAGAAGTTCACGCCGCGCACCGCCTGCAACAGGCCGTGGCGGACGACCAGATTCTCGATTGCGAGCAGGCTCATTTCGGGCCTCCGCCGAGATAGGCCCGCACGACTTCGGGGTCGGCCATCACCGCTTGCGGCTCGCCGTCGGCGATGATCTTGCCGGCGTCCATGCAGATCAGCCGCTCGGCCACCTGCAGCAGGATGTGGACGATGTGCTCGATCCAGACGATGCCGATCTTGCGGCGGCGCAATTCCTTGATGGTATCGACAAGTTCGCTCGCCTCGCCATCGGTCAGTCCGCCGCCGATCTCGTCGAGCAGAAGCAGCGTAGGCCTTGCCGCGAGCGCGCGGGCAAGTTCCAGCCGCTTGCGGTCGAGCAGGCCGAGCGTTTCGGCGCGCCGGTTGGCCACGCCCATCATGCCGCACAGTTTCAGCGACTCCAGCGCCTCTTCATAGGCCTCGTCGCGGGCGAGACCGGCGCCATGCGACGCGGCAACAAAAACGTTCTCGAACGTGGTCATGCCGCTGAACGGCTTGGGCACCTGGTGCGTGCGCACCAGGCCGAGACGACAGCGCGCTGTAGCCGGCATCGCGGTCACATCGCCACCCTTGAAGGCGACCGTGCCGGCGCTCGGCGGGAAGGCGCCTGATAAGATGCTGAGCAGCGTCGTCTTGCCGGCGCCGTTCGGACCGACGATGCCGACGGCCTCATCGGCATTCATGGCGAAGTCGACATCGTCGAGCACCACCAGCGCGCCGAAGCGTTTCTGGATGCCGGCAGCGCGGAGGATCGCGGCGTTTGCTGAACCGTTCACGATGCGATCCCCGTAACCGACCGTCAGCTGTTATACGGCTGGAGCTTGGCCTCGACCGGAACCTTCGGGTCGGTGGCGTTCTCGGTCACGACGTAGTCGAGCGGGAATTTGCCGCCTTCCTTGGCCGCCACCCATTGGGTGCCGATGATCGGGCCGGGAGAGACATTGGCGACCGGGCCGCTGGTGAAGTCGACCTTGCCGATCATGGTCTCGGTGTTGAGCGTGCTCAGCGCCTTGGCGACGGCCGCCTTGTCCTTGGCGTCGGTGCTTGCCTTCAGCGCCTCGAAGCCGGCGTCGAGCAGCGACATCGAGGCGCCGAGCTGCTGCGTCCACTGCTTGCCGCTGGCGGCCTCATAACCGTCGGCCAGTTCGGTCCCCGAAACGCCGGTCAGCGGCGACTTGTAGGGAAAGGCCTTGTGCCAGTAAGCGGCGCTCGAAATCTTGTTGCCGAGATCGCCCAGCGCCTCGATGTCGGACGGGAACAATCCGGTCTTGGCGACCTGGCAGATCTTGATCTGCTTGATCAGGCCTTGCTGTGCAGCCTGACGCCAGAAGGCGGCGAAGTCCGGCGGGATCGGGAAGGAGTTGAAGATCTCGACGCCTTCCTGCTTGAACAGCGCGATCTGCGAGGAATAGTCGGTGGTGCCGGTCTCGTAGGCGCCGGGATCGACGATGGTGAAACCCTGCTTTGCC
This region of Mesorhizobium sp. C432A genomic DNA includes:
- a CDS encoding branched-chain amino acid ABC transporter permease; protein product: MSAVLNAPVIERGTSASRISAIAVVVIIALLAVAPHFLSAGAVDRMTALFIYVMLAAMWNALAGFGGLVSVGQQVFFGLGAYFTIRLADAGLNPFASLFVSAIIVGAISWPMSLFMLKLKNGEFAIGMWVIAALTHLLVNLDRLVQGETGTSLISLNVYDAGVRRATIYWLAMAAMTALLATLFSLLRGSTGAAIRAIRDNEEAAASVGVRVTGTKRLLFVLAAFGIGMAGALWLATSITFQPKTYFNVQWTAYMIFMVLVGGIGTFEGAILGALLFFLIETWFGGTGVWYLIGLGATAVLFSLFLPRGLWGTLEERFGLRLLPVGYRVRLPANAGDSDATPSPQQTATHSEKA
- a CDS encoding ABC transporter ATP-binding protein, which translates into the protein MVNGSANAAILRAAGIQKRFGALVVLDDVDFAMNADEAVGIVGPNGAGKTTLLSILSGAFPPSAGTVAFKGGDVTAMPATARCRLGLVRTHQVPKPFSGMTTFENVFVAASHGAGLARDEAYEEALESLKLCGMMGVANRRAETLGLLDRKRLELARALAARPTLLLLDEIGGGLTDGEASELVDTIKELRRRKIGIVWIEHIVHILLQVAERLICMDAGKIIADGEPQAVMADPEVVRAYLGGGPK
- a CDS encoding ABC transporter substrate-binding protein, producing the protein MTSSKSGVSRRQFIATSLAGGAALALSRGQAFAQAADTLKVGFVSPRTGPLAGFGQTDGYVLDLARKALANGLDIGGKKYSVEIIDQDTQSDPSRAGQLAKDLINNQAVDLMLAVSTPEVINPVADACEAAGVPCLSTVMPWEAWYFGRGAKPGEPSPFKWTYHFGFGVDEFFRTYISQWSLIETNKKVGVMYPNDADGNAIRTHLAPLLAKQGFTIVDPGAYETGTTDYSSQIALFKQEGVEIFNSFPIPPDFAAFWRQAAQQGLIKQIKICQVAKTGLFPSDIEALGDLGNKISSAAYWHKAFPYKSPLTGVSGTELADGYEAASGKQWTQQLGASMSLLDAGFEALKASTDAKDKAAVAKALSTLNTETMIGKVDFTSGPVANVSPGPIIGTQWVAAKEGGKFPLDYVVTENATDPKVPVEAKLQPYNS
- a CDS encoding branched-chain amino acid ABC transporter permease, translating into MSNQIVQGILLGGYYALIACGLSFMFSVMRIINLAHGSLAVFSAYALWWLASQFHISPFVGLLIVLPLMAAIGWALQRFLLERSARGGALLPILTTFGLAIVIDNALFEQFGADTRSLAPYIGSLSYDSWEWPGSIYVGKLAVIMFAAAVILLGGLQLFLTRTRLGRSIRATSEDPDTAGLVGVDARRANALAAAIAMVTVGLAGAFLAMRATFDPYTGAPQLLFAFEAAVIGGAGSLWGTLVGGIVLALAQTLGAQIHPQGFLIGGHVAFLIVLFIRLSTSGLGLRGLLRLPARKAS
- a CDS encoding ABC transporter ATP-binding protein; protein product: MSLLAIENLVVRHGLLQAVRGVNFSIERGETLALVGANGAGKTTLLRAIAGAHEPTAGRVLLNGADITGVPSHKRVGMGVALVPEGRKLFVQMTVEENLLLGKAAGRPGDWSVERVLDTFPNLKPRRHAKTGHLSGGEQQATAIGRALMSNPELLLLDEVSLGLSPLVVDRVYASLQGLISSGTTIILVEQDLNRALSVSDKVICMLEGRVALEGPSKGMSRDEVTKAYFGLHRKSAGSVPA